CCATGAAGCGTGAGTAGTTCGACCAATTCATGCCGAACTGGAACTCCTGAATAATACCTGTGACGACGCCGACAGCGAAGGCGAGCAAGAATACCTTGCCCCAGAACTTCGTCATCGTCTTATACACTTCCTTCTTCGTGATCACATACATGGTCTCCATAATGGCCACGGCAAGACCTATACCGATAGTCATAGGTACGAAGAAGAAATGGTAGATTGTCGTCATCGCGAACTGTAATCGCGACAATGTCAATACGCTTGGCATTTTCTTCCTTCCCTTCTCTCTTTCTTGGACGATTAATGAGAAACCTGGCCGAATTAGTTACTTTCCAGCATGGTCTTCACATCGGCCAGTTCTAGTACAGAACGGTCATTGACAATTTTTTTGACCGCTCCCACCTTGAGTCCTTTGAGCTTCCACTGGCCCATGACGTTAATCTGAGCCACGCCGCTGAAAGGTCCCAAGGAGCAGACCGTTCCCAAGCCCTTAAATGCAAACTTCTGGCTTGGCCGCCCAGCCAGCCGCGCTGCCACGTTGCTGGCGGCACAGTCTGCTTGAGCGATTGAAATCTGAGCAGTGGTCGGGTAGAGACGGCCGCTTTGCGGGTCCGTGACTGCACTGACATCACCGATCAGAAACTCTTCAGGGTTCCCCTTGACACTGAGGTCATCTTGTACGAGAACCCGATTGCGCTTGGACTCGTATCCGGAAGCGGGAATCACTGCGCTGCCCTTAACTCCGGTGGTCCAAATAATGGAGTGCGCCTCAAAAACACGATCTTTGCTGATGACCCGGTTGGGCTGAATAGCCGTAATAGGGGTAGACGTGTAGAAGTTGACGCCGTGCTTGACCAGGTAAGACTTGGCCCAGTCGGCCAGCTTCGGGTCAAACATGGGCAAAATTTTGTCGGCTGCCTCGATGCAGCTGATCTTCACGCTGTCGACCGGAAAACGGTAGAGCTTAGCCAGCTTGGGCAACTGATGAACGAGCTCACCCATGTACTCGATGGAGGTGAAACCAGCCCCGCAGACCACGATGCTCAAATCCCGTGCATCTTGGCTGCTGTGGTAGCGGCCCAGCATCTCTTCCACATGCTGGCGGACCGCAAGCGCCGTTTGCACATTGACCAGCGGCAGGCTGTTGGCTTCTACTCCCTCAATGCCGTAGGACTCTGACTCGAAGCCGAGGGCGTTCAGCAGGTAGTCATAGGCTATAGGCTTGCGATTGGCGAGCTCAACCCGCTTCTTAGCCCGATCAATGCGCTCAACCCGGTCAATCACGCACTCGACTCCACGCGGGAGCGCGTCGGTGATGGGGAAAGCGATGTCCACTGCTTCTTTTGTGCCCGCAGCGAGCTGGTGGAGTTGGGTGGACTGATAATGATAAGGGTTCTCATTAACTAAGATAACGTGCGCGCCCGTGCGAGCAGAGGCTAGCTTCC
This window of the Bombiscardovia nodaiensis genome carries:
- the ndh1 gene encoding NADH dehydrogenase → MTTIVIVGGGYAGLRAARKLASARTGAHVILVNENPYHYQSTQLHQLAAGTKEAVDIAFPITDALPRGVECVIDRVERIDRAKKRVELANRKPIAYDYLLNALGFESESYGIEGVEANSLPLVNVQTALAVRQHVEEMLGRYHSSQDARDLSIVVCGAGFTSIEYMGELVHQLPKLAKLYRFPVDSVKISCIEAADKILPMFDPKLADWAKSYLVKHGVNFYTSTPITAIQPNRVISKDRVFEAHSIIWTTGVKGSAVIPASGYESKRNRVLVQDDLSVKGNPEEFLIGDVSAVTDPQSGRLYPTTAQISIAQADCAASNVAARLAGRPSQKFAFKGLGTVCSLGPFSGVAQINVMGQWKLKGLKVGAVKKIVNDRSVLELADVKTMLESN